Proteins encoded within one genomic window of Aquarana catesbeiana isolate 2022-GZ linkage group LG03, ASM4218655v1, whole genome shotgun sequence:
- the LOC141133691 gene encoding E3 ubiquitin-protein ligase TRIM39-like, with amino-acid sequence MASSDLRAELECSVCLNIYTDPVNLRCGHNFCRVCIDRVVDTQGGSGGYSCPECREKFPDRSALQKNITLRNIVENFQSAQPDHEESGVFCTHCVDSPVPAVRSCLYCEVSLCDKHLRVHKKSPEHVLYDPTLSMESRKCSIHKKILEYYCTEDDTCVCKFCVIGEHTGHKMKSLDEVSEKKKETLRNVLQKLLIKREEMEERVQSLQKHRRKVGEKASGDTERFTALFRDLRRRLEELEKRVLRDISGRAERISISIRDLEIKKEELSRKLRHIEELCNMTDPLTVLQESDTGDLCDTEDGDNEDRERHEKLLHDGGGLDVAGISHTLHTGLSDIITEVNIYFYIQGAADILLDVNTAHNILHISDDRKTVSRSDRNQNRPKTPERFQDYFQVLSSRSFSSGRHYWEVDVGGSDSWRVGMCYPSIERRGGQSLIGNNNKSWGLGWNGGQYVVRHDSKEIPLPPNISSNRVRIYLDYEVGRISFYDLCDPIRHLHTFTTTFTEPLHAGIRVYKGCVKMCGRNEKGKEA; translated from the coding sequence atggcgtcttcAGATCTGAGAGccgagctggaatgttccgtctgtctgaacatttatacagatcctgtaaacctgagatgtggtcacaacttctgccgggtctgtattgatcgtgtggtggatacacagggggggtctggaggatattcctgtcctgaatgtagagagaAGTTTCCGGATCGTTCTGCACTGCAGaagaacataacactacgtaacatagtggagaatttccagtctgctcagccagatcatgaggagtccggggtcttctgtactcactgtgtggactctcctgtgcctgctgttagatcctgtctgtactgtgaggtttctctgtgtgataaacacctgagagtccacaaaaagtccccagaacacgtcttatatgaccccaccttgtccatggagagcaggaaatgctccatccataagaagatcctggagtattactgcactgaggatgatacCTGTGTCTGTAAGTTTTGTGTGATTGGAGAACACACAGGACATAAGATGAAGTCACTGGATGAGgtttctgagaagaagaaggagacactgaggaatgttctacAGAAACTTCTGataaagagagaggagatggaggaaagagtccagagtctgcagaaacacaggaggaaagtaggagAAAAAGCATCTGGTGACACCGAGAGATtcactgccctgtttagagatctcaggagacgtctggaagaactggagaagagagtcctgagggacatctccgggagggcagagcggatctccatctccatccgggatctggaaataaagaaggaggagctgtccaggaagttgcgtcacattgaggagctgtgtaacatgacagatccactgactgtcttacaggaatcagacacaggtgacttgtgtgatactgaggatggagataatgaggacagagagagacatgagaagctcctccatgatggagggggtctggatgtggctgggatatcacacacattacacacaggtttatctgatataataacagaggtaaatatatacttctatatacagggagctgcagacatattactggatgtaaacacagctcataatattctccatatatcagatgacaggaaaactgtatccaggtcagatAGAAACCAGAATCGTCCAAAAACACCAGAGAGATTCCAGGATTATTttcaggtgttgagcagtcggagtttctcctcagggagacattactgggaagtggatgtcgggggatcagatagctggagagtcgggatgtgttaccccagtatagagaggagaggggggcagtcACTGATTGGAAATAATAACAAGTCCTGGGGTTTGGGCTGGAATGGTGGTCAGTATGTGGTGAGACATGATAGTAAAgagatccccttaccccccaatatctccagtaacagagtcaggatatatctggattatgaggtcggacggatctccttttatgatctgtgtgacccgatccgacatctccacaccttcaccaccaccttcactgagcccctccatgctgggatacGTGTATATAAAGGTTGTGTAAAGATGTGTGGGAGGAATGAGAAGGGCAAGGAGGCCTGA